The Canis lupus baileyi chromosome 11, mCanLup2.hap1, whole genome shotgun sequence genome includes a window with the following:
- the MMP19 gene encoding matrix metalloproteinase-19 isoform X3, which translates to MNWQWLCLGFLLPATVSGRALGTARKETAVDYLLQYGYLQKPLEGPDNFRPEDIMEALRTFQEASELPVSGQLDDATRARMRQPRCGLEDPFNQKTLKYLLLGRWRKKHLTFRIFNLPSTLPPDTARAALLQAFQYWSSAAPLTFREVQAGWADIRLSFHGRQSPYCSNSFDGPGKKSPETEEEEEEMELPAIPHMPTEPGPMPDPCSGELDAIMLGPRGKTYAFKGNYVWTVTDSGLGPLFQVSALWEGLPGNLDAAVYSPRTQWIHFFKGDKVWRYINFKRSPGFPKKLNRIEPNLDAALYWPFNQKVFLFKGSGYWQWDELARTDFSHYPKPIKRLFTGVPDQPSAAVSWRDGRVYFFKDKQYWRLNRQLRVEKGYPRDTAPNWMHCHPQTSDPPPSGGDIRPSATGTDPSAIGTTLNTTSSAIDTTLNNDPSPGDPILDITPSATASPTLSFPGTVTLPEA; encoded by the exons ATGAACTGGCAGTGGCTGTGCCTGGGCTTCCTACTCCCTGCGACAGTCTCAGGTCGGGCCCTGGGGACTGCCCGAAAAGAGACAGCAGTG GATTATCTGTTGCAATATGGGTACCTACAGAAGCCTCTAGAAGGACCTGATAACTTCAGGCCAGAAGATATTATGGAGGCTCTGAG aACTTTTCAAGAAGCATCTGAGCTGCCAGTCTCAGGTCAGCTGGATGATGCCACAAGGGCCCGCATGAGGCAGCCCCGTTGTGGCCTGGAGGATCCCTTCAACCAGAAGACCCTTAAATACCTCCTGCTGG GCCGCTGGAGAAAGAAGCACCTGACTTTCCGCATCTTCAACCTGCCTTCCACCCTCCCACCCGACACAGCCCGGGCAGCCCTGCTTCAAGCCTTCCAGTACTGGAGCAGTGCGGCCCCCCTGACCTTCAGGGAAGTGCAGGCTGGCTGGGCTGACATCCGCCTCTCCTTCCATGGCCGCCAGAGCCCCTACTGCTCCAATTCCTTTGATGGACCTG GCAAGAAGAgcccagagacagaggaggaggaagaagagatggaGCTCCCCGCTATACCACATATGCCCACAGAACCTGGCCCCATGCCAGACCCCTGCAGTGGTGAACTGGATGCCATAATGCTGG GGCCCCGCGGGAAGACTTATGCCTTCAAGGGGAATTACGTGTGGACGGTGACAGATTCAGGGCTGGGGCCCTTGTTCCAGGTGTCGGCCCTTTGGGAGGGGCTCCCAGGAAACCTAGATGCTGCTGTCTACTCTCCTCGAACACAATGGATTCACTTCTTTAAGG GAGACAAGGTGTGGCgctatattaatttcaagagGTCTCCCGGCTTCCCCAAGAAGCTGAATAGGATAGAGCCCAACCTGGACGCAGCTCTCTATTGGCCTTTCAACCAAAAGGTGTTCCTCTTTAAG GGATCCGGGTACTGGCAGTGGGACGAGCTGGCCCGAACGGACTTCAGCCACTACCCTAAACCAATCAAAAGGTTGTTTACGGGAGTGCCAGACCAGCCCTCAGCTGCTGTGAGTTGGCGGGATGGCCGTGTCTACTTCTTCAAGGATAAACAGTACTGGCGCCTCAACCGGCAGCTCCGAGTAGAGAAAGGCTATCCCAGAGACACCGCCCCCAACTGGATGCACTGTCATCCCCAGACCTCAGACCCTCCTCCATCAGGTGGAGATATCCGTCCTTCAGCCACAGGCACTGACCCCTCTGCCATAGGAACAACCCTGAATACCACTTCCTCAGCCATAGATACCACGTTGAACAATGACCCCTCACCTGGAGACCCAATCTTGGACATTACCCCCTCAGCCACGGCCTCCCCTACCCTTTCATTCCCTGGTACTGTCACCCTCCCAGAGGCCTAA
- the MMP19 gene encoding matrix metalloproteinase-19 isoform X1, protein MNWQWLCLGFLLPATVSGRALGTARKETAVDYLLQYGYLQKPLEGPDNFRPEDIMEALRTFQEASELPVSGQLDDATRARMRQPRCGLEDPFNQKTLKYLLLGRWRKKHLTFRIFNLPSTLPPDTARAALLQAFQYWSSAAPLTFREVQAGWADIRLSFHGRQSPYCSNSFDGPGRVLAHADIPELGSVHFDEDELWTERTYRGVNLRIIAAHELGHALGLGHSRYTQALMAPVYAGYRPHFKLHPDDVAGIQALYGKKSPETEEEEEEMELPAIPHMPTEPGPMPDPCSGELDAIMLGPRGKTYAFKGNYVWTVTDSGLGPLFQVSALWEGLPGNLDAAVYSPRTQWIHFFKGDKVWRYINFKRSPGFPKKLNRIEPNLDAALYWPFNQKVFLFKGSGYWQWDELARTDFSHYPKPIKRLFTGVPDQPSAAVSWRDGRVYFFKDKQYWRLNRQLRVEKGYPRDTAPNWMHCHPQTSDPPPSGGDIRPSATGTDPSAIGTTLNTTSSAIDTTLNNDPSPGDPILDITPSATASPTLSFPGTVTLPEA, encoded by the exons ATGAACTGGCAGTGGCTGTGCCTGGGCTTCCTACTCCCTGCGACAGTCTCAGGTCGGGCCCTGGGGACTGCCCGAAAAGAGACAGCAGTG GATTATCTGTTGCAATATGGGTACCTACAGAAGCCTCTAGAAGGACCTGATAACTTCAGGCCAGAAGATATTATGGAGGCTCTGAG aACTTTTCAAGAAGCATCTGAGCTGCCAGTCTCAGGTCAGCTGGATGATGCCACAAGGGCCCGCATGAGGCAGCCCCGTTGTGGCCTGGAGGATCCCTTCAACCAGAAGACCCTTAAATACCTCCTGCTGG GCCGCTGGAGAAAGAAGCACCTGACTTTCCGCATCTTCAACCTGCCTTCCACCCTCCCACCCGACACAGCCCGGGCAGCCCTGCTTCAAGCCTTCCAGTACTGGAGCAGTGCGGCCCCCCTGACCTTCAGGGAAGTGCAGGCTGGCTGGGCTGACATCCGCCTCTCCTTCCATGGCCGCCAGAGCCCCTACTGCTCCAATTCCTTTGATGGACCTG GGAGGGTCCTGGCCCATGCTGACATCCCAGAGCTGGGCAGTGTGCACTTTGATGAAGATGAGCTCTGGACTGAGAGGACTTACCGGGGGGTGAACCTGCGCATCATTGCAGCCCATGAACTGGGCCATGCCCTGGGGCTTGGGCACTCTCGATACACCCAGGCCCTCATGGCCCCTGTGTATGCTGGCTACCGGCCCCACTTCAAGCTGCACCCGGATGATGTGGCAGGGATTCAGGCTCTCTATG GCAAGAAGAgcccagagacagaggaggaggaagaagagatggaGCTCCCCGCTATACCACATATGCCCACAGAACCTGGCCCCATGCCAGACCCCTGCAGTGGTGAACTGGATGCCATAATGCTGG GGCCCCGCGGGAAGACTTATGCCTTCAAGGGGAATTACGTGTGGACGGTGACAGATTCAGGGCTGGGGCCCTTGTTCCAGGTGTCGGCCCTTTGGGAGGGGCTCCCAGGAAACCTAGATGCTGCTGTCTACTCTCCTCGAACACAATGGATTCACTTCTTTAAGG GAGACAAGGTGTGGCgctatattaatttcaagagGTCTCCCGGCTTCCCCAAGAAGCTGAATAGGATAGAGCCCAACCTGGACGCAGCTCTCTATTGGCCTTTCAACCAAAAGGTGTTCCTCTTTAAG GGATCCGGGTACTGGCAGTGGGACGAGCTGGCCCGAACGGACTTCAGCCACTACCCTAAACCAATCAAAAGGTTGTTTACGGGAGTGCCAGACCAGCCCTCAGCTGCTGTGAGTTGGCGGGATGGCCGTGTCTACTTCTTCAAGGATAAACAGTACTGGCGCCTCAACCGGCAGCTCCGAGTAGAGAAAGGCTATCCCAGAGACACCGCCCCCAACTGGATGCACTGTCATCCCCAGACCTCAGACCCTCCTCCATCAGGTGGAGATATCCGTCCTTCAGCCACAGGCACTGACCCCTCTGCCATAGGAACAACCCTGAATACCACTTCCTCAGCCATAGATACCACGTTGAACAATGACCCCTCACCTGGAGACCCAATCTTGGACATTACCCCCTCAGCCACGGCCTCCCCTACCCTTTCATTCCCTGGTACTGTCACCCTCCCAGAGGCCTAA
- the MMP19 gene encoding matrix metalloproteinase-19 isoform X2, whose translation MRQPRCGLEDPFNQKTLKYLLLGRWRKKHLTFRIFNLPSTLPPDTARAALLQAFQYWSSAAPLTFREVQAGWADIRLSFHGRQSPYCSNSFDGPGRVLAHADIPELGSVHFDEDELWTERTYRGVNLRIIAAHELGHALGLGHSRYTQALMAPVYAGYRPHFKLHPDDVAGIQALYGKKSPETEEEEEEMELPAIPHMPTEPGPMPDPCSGELDAIMLGPRGKTYAFKGNYVWTVTDSGLGPLFQVSALWEGLPGNLDAAVYSPRTQWIHFFKGDKVWRYINFKRSPGFPKKLNRIEPNLDAALYWPFNQKVFLFKGSGYWQWDELARTDFSHYPKPIKRLFTGVPDQPSAAVSWRDGRVYFFKDKQYWRLNRQLRVEKGYPRDTAPNWMHCHPQTSDPPPSGGDIRPSATGTDPSAIGTTLNTTSSAIDTTLNNDPSPGDPILDITPSATASPTLSFPGTVTLPEA comes from the exons ATGAGGCAGCCCCGTTGTGGCCTGGAGGATCCCTTCAACCAGAAGACCCTTAAATACCTCCTGCTGG GCCGCTGGAGAAAGAAGCACCTGACTTTCCGCATCTTCAACCTGCCTTCCACCCTCCCACCCGACACAGCCCGGGCAGCCCTGCTTCAAGCCTTCCAGTACTGGAGCAGTGCGGCCCCCCTGACCTTCAGGGAAGTGCAGGCTGGCTGGGCTGACATCCGCCTCTCCTTCCATGGCCGCCAGAGCCCCTACTGCTCCAATTCCTTTGATGGACCTG GGAGGGTCCTGGCCCATGCTGACATCCCAGAGCTGGGCAGTGTGCACTTTGATGAAGATGAGCTCTGGACTGAGAGGACTTACCGGGGGGTGAACCTGCGCATCATTGCAGCCCATGAACTGGGCCATGCCCTGGGGCTTGGGCACTCTCGATACACCCAGGCCCTCATGGCCCCTGTGTATGCTGGCTACCGGCCCCACTTCAAGCTGCACCCGGATGATGTGGCAGGGATTCAGGCTCTCTATG GCAAGAAGAgcccagagacagaggaggaggaagaagagatggaGCTCCCCGCTATACCACATATGCCCACAGAACCTGGCCCCATGCCAGACCCCTGCAGTGGTGAACTGGATGCCATAATGCTGG GGCCCCGCGGGAAGACTTATGCCTTCAAGGGGAATTACGTGTGGACGGTGACAGATTCAGGGCTGGGGCCCTTGTTCCAGGTGTCGGCCCTTTGGGAGGGGCTCCCAGGAAACCTAGATGCTGCTGTCTACTCTCCTCGAACACAATGGATTCACTTCTTTAAGG GAGACAAGGTGTGGCgctatattaatttcaagagGTCTCCCGGCTTCCCCAAGAAGCTGAATAGGATAGAGCCCAACCTGGACGCAGCTCTCTATTGGCCTTTCAACCAAAAGGTGTTCCTCTTTAAG GGATCCGGGTACTGGCAGTGGGACGAGCTGGCCCGAACGGACTTCAGCCACTACCCTAAACCAATCAAAAGGTTGTTTACGGGAGTGCCAGACCAGCCCTCAGCTGCTGTGAGTTGGCGGGATGGCCGTGTCTACTTCTTCAAGGATAAACAGTACTGGCGCCTCAACCGGCAGCTCCGAGTAGAGAAAGGCTATCCCAGAGACACCGCCCCCAACTGGATGCACTGTCATCCCCAGACCTCAGACCCTCCTCCATCAGGTGGAGATATCCGTCCTTCAGCCACAGGCACTGACCCCTCTGCCATAGGAACAACCCTGAATACCACTTCCTCAGCCATAGATACCACGTTGAACAATGACCCCTCACCTGGAGACCCAATCTTGGACATTACCCCCTCAGCCACGGCCTCCCCTACCCTTTCATTCCCTGGTACTGTCACCCTCCCAGAGGCCTAA